A single genomic interval of Staphylococcus hyicus harbors:
- the rpsK gene encoding 30S ribosomal protein S11 produces MARKQVSRKRRVKKNIENGVAHIRSTFNNTIVTITDEFGNALSWSSAGALGFKGSKKSTPFAAQMASETASKAAMEHGLKSVEVTVKGPGPGRESAIRALQSAGLEVTAIKDVTPVPHNGCRPPKRRRV; encoded by the coding sequence ATGGCACGTAAACAAGTATCACGTAAACGTAGAGTGAAAAAGAATATCGAAAACGGTGTTGCGCACATCCGTTCTACATTCAATAATACAATCGTAACTATCACAGATGAATTCGGAAATGCTTTATCTTGGTCATCTGCAGGTGCATTAGGTTTCAAAGGTTCTAAGAAATCAACACCATTCGCAGCACAAATGGCATCAGAAACAGCTTCAAAAGCTGCAATGGAACACGGTTTAAAATCAGTTGAAGTAACTGTAAAAGGACCTGGTCCAGGTCGTGAATCAGCGATCCGTGCATTACAATCAGCAGGTTTAGAAGTAACAGCGATTAAAGACGTTACTCCAGTTCCACATAATGGTTGCCGTCCACCAAAACGTCGTCGCGTATAA
- a CDS encoding DNA-directed RNA polymerase subunit alpha has protein sequence MIEIEKPRIETIEVSDDAKFGKFVVEPLERGYGTTLGNSLRRILLSSLPGAAVKYIEIEGVLHEFSAIDNVVEDVSTIIMNIKKLALNIYSEEEKTLEIDIKEEGEVTAKDITHDSDVEILNPDLKIATVSKGGHFKMRLVANKGRGYALADQNNSSDLPIGVIPVDSLYSPVERVNYTVENTRVGQSSDFDKLTLDVWTDGSITPQEAVSLAAKIMTEHLNIFVGLTDEAQNAEIMIEKEEDQKEKVLEMSIEELDLSVRSYNCLKRAGINSVQELADKSEADMMKVRNLGRKSLEEVKYKLEDLGLGLRKED, from the coding sequence ATGATAGAAATCGAGAAACCTAGAATTGAAACAATTGAAGTTAGTGATGATGCTAAATTCGGTAAGTTTGTTGTTGAACCACTTGAGCGTGGTTACGGTACTACACTAGGAAACTCCTTACGTCGTATCCTACTATCATCATTACCAGGTGCGGCTGTGAAATATATCGAGATCGAAGGCGTTTTACATGAATTCTCAGCGATCGATAACGTTGTAGAAGATGTTTCTACAATTATCATGAATATTAAAAAGCTAGCGCTTAATATTTACTCTGAAGAAGAAAAAACATTAGAAATCGATATTAAAGAAGAAGGCGAAGTCACTGCTAAAGATATCACACACGACAGTGATGTTGAAATCTTAAATCCTGACCTTAAAATTGCCACTGTATCTAAAGGTGGTCACTTTAAGATGCGATTAGTTGCGAACAAAGGTCGCGGATATGCACTAGCTGATCAAAACAACTCTAGTGATTTACCAATCGGTGTAATCCCAGTAGATTCATTATATTCACCAGTTGAACGTGTGAACTATACTGTTGAGAATACTCGTGTCGGTCAAAGTTCTGACTTTGATAAGTTAACTTTAGACGTATGGACTGATGGTTCAATCACACCACAAGAGGCTGTATCATTAGCTGCAAAAATTATGACTGAGCATTTAAACATCTTTGTTGGTTTAACTGACGAAGCACAAAATGCTGAAATCATGATTGAAAAAGAAGAAGATCAAAAAGAAAAAGTATTAGAAATGTCTATTGAAGAATTAGACTTATCTGTACGTTCTTATAACTGTCTTAAACGTGCTGGTATTAACTCAGTACAAGAACTCGCTGACAAATCAGAGGCTGATATGATGAAAGTGCGTAACTTAGGTCGCAAGTCTCTTGAAGAAGTTAAATACAAATTAGAAGACTTAGGTTTAGGTCTAAGAAAAGAAGATTGA
- the rplQ gene encoding 50S ribosomal protein L17, which yields MGYRKLGRTSDQRKAMLRDLATSLIVNERIETTEARAKELRSVVEKLITLGKKGDLAARRNAAKTLRNVEILNEDETTQTALQKLFGEIAERYQERQGGYTRIVKVAPRKGDGALTVIIELV from the coding sequence ATGGGTTACAGAAAATTAGGTCGTACTTCAGATCAACGTAAAGCAATGTTGCGTGACTTAGCAACTTCACTTATCGTTAATGAGCGTATTGAAACTACAGAAGCACGTGCGAAAGAACTTCGTAGCGTCGTTGAAAAATTAATCACTTTAGGTAAAAAAGGTGATTTAGCTGCTCGTCGTAACGCTGCTAAAACATTACGTAACGTGGAAATCTTAAACGAAGATGAAACGACACAAACTGCATTACAAAAATTATTTGGTGAAATCGCTGAACGTTATCAAGAACGTCAAGGCGGATACACTCGTATTGTTAAAGTTGCACCTCGTAAAGGTGACGGTGCGTTAACAGTAATTATCGAATTAGTTTAA
- a CDS encoding energy-coupling factor transporter ATPase: MQPIIAFENVSFKYDTADTMTLKNITFSVNHGEWVSIVGHNGSGKSTLTKLITGIETDFEGDLLLNGKRVNAGASVEFRQHIGVVFQNPENQFVGSTVKYDVAFGLENRCTPYEKMQQIVPQALKDVDMYDKQNHEPTALSGGQKQRVAIAGVLALNPKLIILDEATSMLDPEGKAEILKMMRKMNHEWGVTVLSITHDLSEVVDSDKVIVMNQGQVALEGDVRNIFNEAERLKQLGLDLPFEMRIAQKLQLDTHLVTYDALVERLL; encoded by the coding sequence ATGCAACCGATCATTGCGTTTGAAAATGTTTCATTTAAATATGATACTGCCGACACGATGACATTAAAAAATATCACATTTTCTGTAAATCATGGAGAGTGGGTGTCTATCGTAGGGCATAATGGATCTGGTAAATCAACGTTAACTAAGTTAATCACTGGCATTGAAACGGATTTTGAAGGTGATCTTTTATTAAATGGTAAACGCGTAAATGCGGGTGCATCCGTCGAATTCCGTCAACATATTGGGGTTGTATTTCAAAATCCTGAGAATCAATTTGTGGGTTCTACGGTAAAGTATGATGTTGCGTTTGGATTAGAAAATCGCTGTACACCATATGAAAAGATGCAACAAATTGTTCCCCAAGCTTTAAAGGATGTAGATATGTATGATAAACAAAATCATGAACCCACTGCGTTATCAGGAGGTCAAAAACAACGCGTCGCGATAGCAGGTGTGTTAGCGTTAAATCCGAAGCTCATTATTTTAGATGAAGCCACATCCATGCTAGACCCTGAAGGTAAGGCAGAAATTTTAAAAATGATGAGGAAAATGAACCATGAATGGGGCGTCACTGTGTTGTCAATTACACACGATTTGAGTGAAGTGGTTGATTCTGACAAAGTCATTGTGATGAATCAAGGACAAGTGGCGCTTGAAGGAGATGTACGTAACATCTTTAATGAAGCAGAACGTTTAAAACAGTTAGGACTCGATTTACCCTTCGAGATGCGCATCGCGCAAAAATTACAACTAGACACACATCTAGTAACTTATGATGCATTAGTGGAGCGATTATTATGA
- a CDS encoding energy-coupling factor transporter ATPase — MIQFNEVSYTYQQHTPYAYQALNLVTTTFKEGMYYAVIGKTGSGKSTLIQHLNGLLKPSRGRMQIFDLNVDRKTKDRAFKPIRRRIGMVFQFPESQLFEETVEKEILFGPNNFKQDLSKALEKGRNYLDMMGENPSQLLQQSPFLLSGGQKRKVALTAILASDPDVLVLDEPTAGLDPRSKQQVMTLIQHLNEQEGKTVILVTHEMNDVAQYAHEVKVMKHGHIVGSYDTATFFKQEALVHSLHLNLPDVLRLQRDLERQSGVPFDGIALTEDAFVDLYKKWGGRRER, encoded by the coding sequence ATGATTCAGTTTAATGAAGTGTCATACACCTATCAACAGCATACCCCATATGCGTATCAAGCATTGAATCTTGTGACGACTACTTTTAAAGAGGGGATGTATTATGCGGTAATCGGAAAAACGGGTTCAGGTAAATCTACGCTAATTCAACATTTAAATGGATTATTAAAGCCATCTCGCGGTAGAATGCAAATATTTGATTTAAATGTTGATCGTAAAACGAAAGACCGTGCTTTTAAACCGATCCGACGACGAATTGGTATGGTATTCCAATTTCCAGAATCCCAATTATTTGAAGAAACTGTTGAAAAAGAAATCCTTTTTGGACCGAATAATTTCAAACAAGATCTCTCTAAAGCACTTGAAAAGGGGCGTAACTATTTAGATATGATGGGTGAAAATCCTAGTCAATTGTTGCAACAGTCTCCCTTTTTACTATCCGGGGGTCAAAAGCGTAAAGTCGCGTTAACAGCAATACTTGCGAGTGATCCAGATGTTTTAGTGTTAGATGAGCCGACTGCTGGGTTGGATCCAAGAAGTAAGCAACAGGTGATGACACTGATTCAGCATTTAAACGAGCAAGAAGGCAAAACCGTCATTCTTGTAACGCATGAAATGAACGATGTTGCACAATATGCACATGAAGTGAAAGTGATGAAACATGGACATATCGTTGGTTCATACGACACAGCGACGTTTTTCAAACAGGAAGCATTGGTGCATTCCTTACATCTAAATTTACCAGATGTACTACGTTTACAAAGAGATTTGGAACGACAATCAGGTGTCCCATTTGATGGGATTGCGCTGACTGAAGACGCCTTCGTTGATTTATATAAAAAGTGGGGTGGTCGTCGTGAAAGATAA
- a CDS encoding energy-coupling factor transporter transmembrane component T family protein encodes MKDKLIIGRYLPLDSIIHRLDPRAKFIFVFLFIIIIFLSHHWIAYLWLACLILIGIKLARLPILFLFKGLTPIFIFVGFTFVMHMFVTKGGTRLFEWSFISIDSQGLNEGALIVLRLTFIMITSTILTLTTSPLELTDAFERLLKPLKYIKIPVAALSMMMSIALRFIPTLMEELDKIMMSQKSRGSDFNSGGLFHRIKAFIPLLIPLFISAFKRAEDLAIAMEVRGYDATLERTSFRYLEWHGRDTLTLLMLIPIVGVVYLIRTYL; translated from the coding sequence GTGAAAGATAAATTGATTATCGGTCGTTATCTGCCATTAGATTCTATTATTCACCGTCTAGACCCAAGAGCAAAATTTATTTTTGTTTTTCTATTTATTATCATCATCTTTTTAAGCCACCATTGGATTGCGTATTTGTGGTTGGCATGTTTAATACTGATTGGTATAAAATTAGCACGTTTACCCATATTATTTTTATTTAAAGGACTGACGCCGATATTCATTTTTGTTGGCTTTACTTTTGTGATGCACATGTTTGTAACAAAAGGAGGCACGCGTCTGTTTGAATGGAGTTTCATCTCTATCGATAGCCAAGGGCTTAATGAAGGGGCTTTAATTGTATTACGCCTTACCTTTATTATGATAACCTCTACGATACTGACGTTAACGACAAGCCCTCTAGAGCTTACAGATGCGTTTGAGAGACTTTTAAAGCCATTGAAATATATTAAAATTCCAGTAGCTGCTTTAAGTATGATGATGTCCATTGCATTACGATTTATCCCCACATTAATGGAAGAGTTAGATAAAATCATGATGTCTCAAAAATCTCGAGGTTCTGATTTTAATTCTGGAGGTTTATTTCATAGAATTAAGGCTTTTATTCCATTGCTCATACCTTTATTTATATCCGCCTTTAAGCGTGCAGAAGATTTAGCAATTGCGATGGAAGTGAGAGGCTATGATGCCACTCTTGAACGGACAAGTTTTCGCTATTTAGAATGGCATGGAAGAGATACGCTTACACTATTAATGCTTATTCCAATCGTCGGTGTAGTTTATCTCATTCGAACATATTTATAG
- the truA gene encoding tRNA pseudouridine(38-40) synthase TruA, with product MQRVLVKISYQGSQFLGFQIQNQGRTVQGYFEKILKRMHKHDVRIHPSSRTDRGVHAFEQYFHFDTELSIEPTQWQYAMNRALPEDIYVHEVTMISNDFHCRYDCVGKTYRYKIYQSAHKDPFQAHLKTHIPEMLNIDAMNKAAEHFIGTHNFTTFCSQKTEVESKERTIYESYVVETNEGLDFIISGSGFLYNMVRVIMAFLIEVGKGKRQAHEVPSLLKAQDRNLVPHTAPAEGLYLERIYLSEDELIKKFGPNIIVHKKKSLQNSLKHIDNNG from the coding sequence ATGCAACGGGTACTTGTAAAAATAAGTTATCAAGGAAGCCAGTTTTTAGGGTTTCAAATACAAAATCAAGGGCGAACGGTACAAGGCTACTTTGAAAAAATTTTAAAACGAATGCATAAGCATGATGTGCGCATACATCCATCAAGTCGTACAGACCGTGGGGTACACGCATTTGAACAGTACTTTCATTTTGACACAGAATTATCAATTGAGCCCACACAATGGCAATATGCGATGAATCGTGCCTTGCCTGAAGATATCTATGTGCATGAAGTCACTATGATAAGCAATGACTTTCATTGTCGTTACGATTGTGTCGGTAAAACGTATCGATATAAAATCTATCAAAGTGCTCATAAAGATCCATTTCAAGCCCACTTAAAAACACATATCCCTGAGATGTTAAACATTGACGCCATGAATAAAGCAGCGGAACACTTTATTGGAACTCATAATTTTACAACGTTTTGTTCTCAAAAAACGGAAGTCGAAAGTAAAGAACGCACCATTTATGAAAGTTACGTAGTGGAAACGAATGAAGGGCTAGACTTTATCATTTCAGGCTCGGGGTTTTTATACAATATGGTGCGTGTCATTATGGCATTTTTGATCGAAGTAGGGAAAGGAAAACGTCAAGCGCATGAGGTTCCCTCACTTTTAAAAGCGCAAGACCGTAACCTCGTTCCACATACTGCACCAGCTGAAGGGCTTTATTTAGAACGTATCTATTTATCAGAGGATGAATTAATAAAAAAATTTGGTCCTAATATTATAGTTCATAAGAAAAAATCATTACAAAATTCTTTGAAACACATTGACAATAACGGGTAA
- the rplM gene encoding 50S ribosomal protein L13, whose product MRQTFMANESNIERKWYVVDAEGQTLGRLSSEVASILRGKNKVTYTPHVDTGDYVIIINAEKIQFTGNKETDKIYYRHSNHPGGLKSITAGELRRTNPERLLENSIKGMLPSSRLGEKQGKKLFVYRGAEHPHAAQQPENYELRG is encoded by the coding sequence ATGCGTCAAACATTTATGGCAAATGAATCAAACATTGAGCGCAAATGGTATGTTGTTGATGCTGAAGGCCAAACATTAGGTCGTTTATCATCAGAAGTAGCATCTATCTTACGCGGTAAAAATAAAGTAACTTATACACCACACGTTGACACAGGTGATTACGTAATCATTATCAACGCTGAAAAAATCCAATTCACTGGTAACAAAGAAACAGACAAAATCTACTACAGACACTCAAATCACCCAGGTGGTTTAAAATCAATCACTGCTGGTGAGTTAAGACGTACAAACCCAGAACGTTTATTAGAAAACTCAATTAAAGGGATGTTACCAAGTTCACGTTTAGGTGAAAAACAAGGTAAAAAATTATTCGTTTATCGTGGCGCTGAACACCCACACGCTGCACAACAACCAGAAAACTACGAGTTACGTGGTTAA
- the rpsI gene encoding 30S ribosomal protein S9, with the protein MAQVEYRGTGRRKNSVARVRLVPGEGNIKVNDRDVREYLPFESLILDLNQPFDVTETKGNYDVLVNVHGGGFTGQAQAIRHGIARALLEADPEYRGSLKRAGLLTRDPRMKERKKPGLKKARRSPQFSKR; encoded by the coding sequence TTGGCACAAGTTGAATATAGAGGCACAGGCCGTCGTAAAAACTCAGTAGCACGTGTACGTTTAGTACCAGGTGAAGGTAACATTAAAGTAAACGACCGTGACGTACGTGAGTACTTACCATTTGAATCATTAATCTTAGACTTAAACCAACCATTTGACGTTACTGAAACTAAAGGTAACTACGATGTTTTAGTTAACGTACACGGTGGCGGTTTCACTGGACAAGCACAAGCTATCCGTCATGGTATCGCTCGTGCATTATTAGAAGCAGATCCTGAGTACAGAGGTTCTTTAAAACGCGCTGGATTACTTACTCGTGACCCACGTATGAAAGAACGTAAAAAACCAGGTCTTAAAAAAGCACGTCGTTCACCACAATTCTCAAAACGTTAA
- a CDS encoding DUF2268 domain-containing protein, whose product MYNIHIIKSNNVYQGLLNQDPELKNQYFRDHLLKFYKEKFEIQNIPYESEHFDALSLLNATHVSPQAFNTNHMKEVALFDDAFWNDCHHALTHAISQFEIKGILSRINQYTFTVLLGDKEKPSMYLNQNYGGDGGVPGYVYISLVPNEYTLDRVKSAIAHEMNHNFRYQYIRWDGGSLAELIVAEGLAENFVEKLYGKDYLGPWVTTMNWSEQQEKIKSIIEPHLQISNSFEAMPYLYGDEITTSYGGQPVGLPHAAGYTCGYYLIKYYLEKTECTIEAATIKSADDILREVDDFWITNTV is encoded by the coding sequence ATGTACAATATTCATATCATTAAATCTAATAACGTGTATCAGGGATTACTTAATCAAGATCCCGAACTTAAAAACCAATATTTCAGAGATCATCTACTTAAGTTTTACAAAGAAAAATTTGAAATACAAAACATACCTTACGAAAGCGAGCATTTTGATGCATTGTCACTATTAAATGCTACACATGTATCTCCACAAGCATTTAATACAAATCATATGAAGGAAGTTGCATTGTTTGATGATGCATTCTGGAATGATTGTCACCATGCTTTAACACATGCGATCAGTCAGTTTGAGATAAAAGGTATCCTATCACGGATTAATCAATATACGTTTACAGTGTTACTAGGGGATAAGGAGAAACCGTCGATGTATTTGAATCAAAATTACGGGGGCGATGGTGGCGTCCCTGGATACGTGTATATCTCCTTAGTACCAAATGAGTATACATTAGACCGCGTCAAAAGTGCTATTGCACATGAAATGAACCATAATTTTAGGTATCAATATATTCGATGGGATGGTGGTTCGCTTGCAGAATTAATTGTAGCGGAGGGATTAGCTGAAAATTTTGTTGAGAAACTGTATGGTAAGGATTATCTTGGACCATGGGTGACGACAATGAATTGGAGCGAACAACAGGAAAAGATAAAATCAATAATAGAACCACACCTCCAAATCTCTAATAGTTTTGAGGCCATGCCTTATCTCTACGGCGATGAGATTACGACATCATATGGTGGCCAACCTGTAGGATTACCACATGCGGCTGGATATACATGTGGGTATTATTTAATAAAATATTACTTAGAAAAAACAGAATGTACGATTGAAGCGGCAACAATTAAAAGTGCGGATGATATATTAAGAGAGGTGGATGATTTTTGGATTACCAATACAGTATAA
- a CDS encoding MerR family transcriptional regulator, with protein sequence MDYQYSIKDVIDITSITKRTLHYYDEIGLLSPKKDSRNYRIYSQQDLVKLQKILLLKALDFNIKAIAKLLEANEDHLITSMRAQLNVLDDKIKKLQQTKRAIHQYVNGVPIIEIEELNEHVTHQYQKEAQIKYGNSNVYQTFSTRNTHDIFSETQIKNDLDAIFEEFKYVIHQPIESECVHYVVTKWKNYMNTLANFDDEVLCGITNTYHHDVRFQNYFKKFDAPDLTCFISNAVNYHLNQT encoded by the coding sequence TTGGATTACCAATACAGTATAAAAGATGTGATAGACATTACAAGTATCACTAAAAGAACGTTACATTATTATGATGAAATAGGGTTACTGTCTCCTAAAAAAGATTCTCGAAATTATCGCATTTATTCGCAACAAGATTTAGTAAAACTTCAAAAAATATTATTATTAAAAGCGTTGGACTTTAATATTAAAGCTATAGCTAAGTTATTGGAAGCGAATGAGGACCATCTCATCACGTCTATGAGAGCTCAATTAAATGTATTAGATGATAAAATTAAAAAATTACAACAAACTAAGCGTGCTATCCATCAATATGTGAATGGTGTGCCGATCATTGAGATTGAGGAATTGAATGAGCATGTAACACATCAATATCAAAAAGAAGCACAGATCAAATATGGTAATAGTAATGTATATCAAACATTTTCAACTAGAAATACACATGATATTTTTTCGGAAACACAAATTAAAAATGATTTAGATGCTATTTTTGAAGAATTTAAATATGTTATTCATCAACCTATAGAAAGTGAATGTGTTCATTATGTGGTAACTAAATGGAAAAATTATATGAACACCTTAGCGAACTTTGATGATGAAGTATTATGTGGTATCACAAATACATATCATCATGATGTACGCTTTCAAAATTATTTTAAAAAATTTGATGCACCTGACCTCACTTGTTTTATATCTAACGCCGTGAATTATCATTTAAATCAAACGTGA
- a CDS encoding class I SAM-dependent methyltransferase: protein MKQEAGHTFLAKLGKTRLRPGGKKATDWLIKQGQFSKNKRVLEVACNMCTTSIYLAQTYGCQIDAIDLNKKALMHGQQNVKNAGLEDLIHTQQANAMNLPFEDESFDIVLNEAMLTMLPLVAKTQALKEYYRVLKPGGVLLTHDIAIMNEPQAETIRHDLSEAINVKVTPLPKSEWLELYHSAQFQFIAAQHGPMTLMTPKGMIYDEGFKNTFKIIKNALKKENRPMFKRMYIIFKKHKNDLNYIVFCARKTS from the coding sequence ATGAAGCAAGAGGCTGGCCATACGTTTTTAGCAAAATTAGGTAAAACACGACTGCGACCAGGTGGTAAAAAAGCCACAGATTGGTTAATTAAACAAGGTCAATTTTCAAAAAATAAACGTGTGTTAGAAGTGGCTTGTAATATGTGTACAACATCAATTTATCTCGCTCAGACATATGGTTGTCAGATCGATGCGATTGATTTGAATAAAAAAGCTTTAATGCATGGACAACAAAATGTAAAGAATGCAGGTTTAGAAGATTTGATTCATACACAACAAGCAAATGCCATGAATTTACCGTTTGAAGATGAATCTTTTGATATTGTGTTAAATGAAGCAATGCTGACCATGTTACCTTTAGTTGCCAAGACCCAAGCTTTAAAGGAATATTACCGTGTCCTTAAACCAGGCGGCGTACTACTCACACACGATATCGCGATTATGAATGAACCACAAGCAGAAACCATACGCCATGATTTATCAGAAGCGATTAATGTTAAAGTGACACCATTACCTAAGTCCGAATGGTTAGAACTTTACCATAGCGCGCAATTCCAATTTATAGCTGCGCAACATGGTCCGATGACATTAATGACACCTAAAGGTATGATTTACGATGAAGGTTTCAAAAATACATTTAAAATCATTAAAAATGCATTAAAAAAAGAAAATCGTCCTATGTTTAAACGTATGTATATAATCTTTAAGAAACATAAAAATGATTTAAACTATATCGTCTTTTGTGCACGAAAAACAAGTTAA
- a CDS encoding lysophospholipid acyltransferase family protein has protein sequence MKNTFLKWFSTKVMKIIPIERKMTRDFTGICQSILDELDKNGIIILYQEGSRGEPGKLSKYKSSIYYLMRERPYVPIFMYG, from the coding sequence ATGAAAAATACATTTTTAAAATGGTTTTCAACGAAGGTAATGAAAATTATTCCGATTGAACGAAAAATGACCCGTGATTTTACAGGAATATGTCAATCGATATTAGATGAATTAGATAAAAATGGTATCATTATTTTATATCAAGAAGGCTCACGTGGAGAACCTGGAAAATTGTCCAAATATAAATCTAGTATTTATTATTTAATGCGTGAGCGTCCGTACGTACCAATTTTTATGTATGGATGA
- a CDS encoding HAD-IIB family hydrolase — MTRKLLLFDFDETYYKHQPTSSDIEDMKDLEQLLTQLSKEGVIVAILTGSALASVLSKMAQTGMTFKPHYIATDLSSKLYTWNGKGYEINETYQNHVLSSTFELSEIQQFITAISHKYQVSFDPQKLFHLRDTHYNYYFYSQGNEAEDVRILEDLIQLAQSKRYVVRYNRCNPRAGDPENAYDVDFLPQYAGKKYAAKFLMSLYDIPKSQVLGFGDSGNDREFLRFLHNRFVMCNSTDPSMISQFEVTKHAYYKGLMYHIKDFINQT; from the coding sequence ATGACACGTAAATTATTGTTATTTGACTTTGATGAAACATATTATAAACATCAACCAACTTCTAGTGATATTGAAGATATGAAAGACTTGGAACAGTTATTAACACAATTATCAAAAGAAGGGGTTATCGTTGCGATATTAACAGGAAGTGCTTTAGCAAGTGTGCTTTCTAAAATGGCTCAAACAGGCATGACTTTTAAACCTCATTATATAGCGACAGATTTAAGTTCTAAACTTTATACATGGAATGGCAAAGGCTATGAAATTAATGAAACATATCAGAATCATGTTTTATCAAGCACATTCGAATTATCTGAAATTCAACAATTTATAACGGCGATATCTCACAAATATCAAGTTTCATTTGACCCACAAAAACTATTTCATCTGCGCGATACGCATTATAATTATTATTTTTATAGTCAAGGTAATGAAGCGGAAGATGTACGTATACTTGAAGATTTAATTCAATTAGCACAATCGAAACGCTATGTCGTACGATACAACCGCTGTAATCCACGTGCAGGAGACCCTGAGAATGCATACGATGTAGATTTTTTACCACAGTATGCGGGAAAGAAATATGCTGCAAAATTTTTAATGTCACTTTATGATATACCTAAATCACAAGTCTTAGGTTTTGGAGACAGTGGGAATGATAGGGAATTTTTAAGATTTTTACATAATCGATTTGTAATGTGTAATAGTACCGATCCATCGATGATTTCACAATTTGAAGTCACAAAACACGCTTATTATAAAGGTCTCATGTATCATATTAAAGATTTTATAAATCAAACATAG
- a CDS encoding STM3941 family protein: MNHGESKVVHIEKAKGKQMMLLSLCIIMVLILLLIGLGASSTFLKIIMILCALFFALGIWFFTKSLLNKKGFAILDEHGFYEYSTAMSTNDTIIPWKEVKEINIKEFGGKRYVQVLLHHPEIADNARTVIGNMFAKSNAKIGYAGILIDTNTAKGMKTDKLFDLMKDFHQKYGQVKVESDTPVQTMKTIDE; the protein is encoded by the coding sequence ATGAATCATGGAGAATCTAAAGTGGTTCACATTGAAAAAGCCAAAGGAAAGCAAATGATGCTTTTGAGTTTATGCATTATTATGGTATTGATTTTGCTACTGATAGGGCTAGGTGCATCAAGTACATTTCTAAAAATTATCATGATTTTATGTGCACTCTTTTTTGCTTTAGGAATTTGGTTTTTTACGAAATCATTGTTAAATAAAAAGGGTTTTGCGATTTTAGATGAACATGGATTTTATGAATATTCAACTGCAATGTCGACGAATGATACGATAATTCCTTGGAAAGAAGTGAAAGAAATTAACATTAAGGAATTTGGTGGTAAACGTTATGTGCAAGTGTTACTCCATCACCCTGAAATTGCAGACAATGCACGTACAGTGATTGGAAATATGTTTGCAAAAAGCAATGCGAAGATAGGTTATGCAGGTATTCTTATCGATACCAATACGGCCAAAGGAATGAAGACAGACAAATTATTCGATTTAATGAAAGACTTCCATCAAAAATATGGTCAAGTTAAAGTTGAATCTGATACGCCTGTTCAAACAATGAAAACAATTGACGAATGA